The Rhodothermales bacterium genomic interval AGCCCCATGAGGGCGCTGAGACGGATGGCCGGGCGCATGTAGTCCGAAAAAACCAGGAACGTGCCGTTGTAGGGCTTGATACCTCCATGGAGCACCATGCCGTTGCTCATGGATGCCATGGCGTGCTCCCGGACACCGAAGTAGATATAACCCCCGTCGTTCCGGTCCGCCTGGAATCCCTCGCGGCCGGGAATATCCGTCAGGTTCGAACCCGTGAGATCGGCCGATCCCCCCAGCAGTTCCGGAAGCGTGCTCCCGATGGCGGCCAATACTTTCCCGGAAGCGGCGCGTGTGGCCATGCCACCGCCCGCATCGAATACAGGAAGATTTTCCGCGAATCCGTCCGGAAGTCCGCCTTGCTGGCATCGCATCCATTCTTTGGCCAGCTCAGGGTACGCGGCCGCCCACGCATCGTACGCCTGCTCCCAGGCCTTCCGTTCAGCGGCTCCGCGGGACCCGATCTCACCCATGTGCTCCCGAACGGCGTCCGGCACAAGGAAGGTGGGCTCCAATGGCCAGTCCAATGCCTTCTTGGTCGCCGTGACTTCCTCCGGCCCGAGTGGCGACCCATGGGATGCGGCGGTTCCGGCCTTGGCGGGACTGCCATACCCGATGACCGTCCGGACCCGGATGAGCGTCGGGCGCTTGCTCTCGGCACGCGCGTCCGTCAGCGCCGCATGGAGCGCATTGAGGTCATTGCCGTCTTCCACCATCAGGACCTGCCATCCGTACGCTTCGAACCGCCCGGTCACATTGTCCGTGTAGGTCAGGTCCGTGGGTCCGTCGATGGATATCCCGTTGTCATCGTACAGGTAGATGAGCTTGCCCAGCCCGAGGTGTCCGGCCAGTGAGGCCGCTTCGTGGGATATCCCCTCCATGAGATCCCCGTCCGAGACAATACCGTACGTATGGTGGTCGACAATGGTATGACCCGGACGATTGTACCGCGCTGCCATATACGCTTCGGCCAACGCCATACCCACACCATTCGCGAATCCCTGACCCAACGGACCGGTGGTCGTCTCGACCCCGACCGTGTGGAAATTCTCTGGATGGCCGGGTGTCTTGCTGCCCCACTGCCGAAAGTTCTTCAGGTCGTCAATCGAAAGCGGGTAGCCTGCCAGGTGCAGGAGCCCATAGATGAGCATGGAACCATGTCCCGCCGAGAGCACGAATCGATCCCTGTCCGGCCATGAAGGCACGCTCGGGTCCAGCCTCATATGCCTGTGCCACGTCACGTACGCCATGGGTGCCGCACCCATGGGCATGCCCGGATGACCGGAGTTGGCTTTCTGAACGGCATCGACCGCGAGAAACCGGAGGGTGTTGATGGAGTCCTGGGCGAGCGCGCTGTTCTGGAAGGGCATGTGGGTGGGGTTCGAGTCTGGGTTTCGGGTTGGTTGGAAGATCCGGGCACGTGCAGCGCCGGATGCAGGTCAGTTTTCGGCTTCCGCCGCCGCCTTGTCAATCAATTCCACAATGCACTCGAACGACTTGCTCTGTCCGTCAATCACACGGCCATTGATCATGACGGCCGGTGTCCCCCGGATGCCCATGTCAATGATTTCCTGTCGGCGGGCCAGGATCATTCCCTGGTTCATTCCACGCTCGACACGCGAACGGAAGATCGCCGGATCGAGTCCGATTTCCTTGGCCAGGACCGTCAGTTCGTCTATGCCCATGCCGCCTGGCTGCTGGTGTTCGTACTGGGCATCGAGCATTTCGAAATACTTGCCGTCCTGTCCCGCCACGAACAGCGCCTCGACCTGCATGAGCGAGTACTGCCAGAGCACGTAGGGCACCATGAAGAACCGGGCCTTCTCCCCACGGGCCAGGATCACATTGTTCATGATGGGGTGCATGGTCTTGCAATGCGGGCAGTTGGGATCGAAATACTCGATCACCGTCACATCGGCGTCGAAGTTGCCCTTGTAGGGATCGCCGAACGTAATAAGCCGCATGAAGTCCTCGACGGCCGGGATATCGGCATCGTAACCGCATTCCGGGTCGCCGGCAGGCTCGGACGGACGGAAACCGGTCGTGACCAACACACCGGCGACGATCAAAAGAAGGACGGAGAGCGCTGTACGCATGGATCTGGCGTGAAAA includes:
- the tkt gene encoding transketolase, coding for MPFQNSALAQDSINTLRFLAVDAVQKANSGHPGMPMGAAPMAYVTWHRHMRLDPSVPSWPDRDRFVLSAGHGSMLIYGLLHLAGYPLSIDDLKNFRQWGSKTPGHPENFHTVGVETTTGPLGQGFANGVGMALAEAYMAARYNRPGHTIVDHHTYGIVSDGDLMEGISHEAASLAGHLGLGKLIYLYDDNGISIDGPTDLTYTDNVTGRFEAYGWQVLMVEDGNDLNALHAALTDARAESKRPTLIRVRTVIGYGSPAKAGTAASHGSPLGPEEVTATKKALDWPLEPTFLVPDAVREHMGEIGSRGAAERKAWEQAYDAWAAAYPELAKEWMRCQQGGLPDGFAENLPVFDAGGGMATRAASGKVLAAIGSTLPELLGGSADLTGSNLTDIPGREGFQADRNDGGYIYFGVREHAMASMSNGMVLHGGIKPYNGTFLVFSDYMRPAIRLSALMGLPVTYVLTHDSVGLGEDGPTHQPIEHYMALRAIPNLQFVRPADANETSMAWRLALETTDRPTLLALTRQKLPTLDRSRHGAAEGALKGAYILREATARLQVLLLATGSEVEVALKAADVLEADGVGVRVVSMPCWEVFQRQDAAYKESVLPNAIRARVSVEAGITFGWERYVGDHGASVGIDRFGASAPAEVLFEELGITPENVVRTAKDVLARLGT
- a CDS encoding thioredoxin domain-containing protein; this translates as MRTALSVLLLIVAGVLVTTGFRPSEPAGDPECGYDADIPAVEDFMRLITFGDPYKGNFDADVTVIEYFDPNCPHCKTMHPIMNNVILARGEKARFFMVPYVLWQYSLMQVEALFVAGQDGKYFEMLDAQYEHQQPGGMGIDELTVLAKEIGLDPAIFRSRVERGMNQGMILARRQEIIDMGIRGTPAVMINGRVIDGQSKSFECIVELIDKAAAEAEN